GTCAGGGCCTTGGTGGCCAGCAGTTCGGTGATCTTGACGGGCTTGATGGTGCCGTCGTGGCGGGCCCAGGCAACGGTCTGGCCCTTGCGCAGGGTGCCGTTGAAGATTCGCAGCAGAGCCAGGCGGCCCAGGAACGGCGAGGCGTCAAGGTTGGTGACGTGCGCCTGCAGGACACCTTCCGGGTTGTACTTCGGAGCCGGGATGTGGTCGATGATGGTCTTGAACAGCGGCTCAAGGTCTTCGCAGTCCGGAGCTTCACCGTTGCCGGGCTGGTTCAGGGAAGCGCGGCCCAACTTGCCGGATGCGTACACGACGGGAACGTTCAGGACGGCGTCCAGGTCCAGGTCCGGAACTTCGTCCGCCAGGTCCGAGGCCAGGCCAAGCAGCAGGTCCATGGACTCTGCAACAACCTCATCGATGCGCGCATCGGGGCGGTCGGTCTTGTTGACCAGAAGAATGACGGGGAGCTTTGCGGCGAGTGCCTTACGCAGCACAAAGCGGGTCTGCGGCAGCGGGCCCTCGGAAGCGTCAACCAGCAGGACGACACCGTCAACCATGGACAGTCCGCGCTCAACCTCGCCACCGAAGTCGGCGTGGCCGGGGGTGTCGATGACGTTGATGGTCATGTCCAGGCCGTTGGCTGCGGAACCGCTGTAGGCAACAGTGGTGTTCTTGGCAAGGATCGTAATGCCCTTTTCGCGCTCCAGGTCGCCGGAGTCCATGACGCGCTCAGCGACATCGCCGTGTTCGGCAAATGAGTGCGTGTGCTTGAGCATGGCATCGACCAGTGTGGTCTTGCCATGGTCAACGTGCGCCACAATGGCGACGTTGCGCAGGTCATTGCGCGAGGCAGTGTTGAGAGAAAGATCGCTCATGCGTGAAGACTCGTTTCAGTTGGGCCCGGCTGCAGGCCCGGAAGGGCTAAAGCAGAAAGTCACATTGATGGTTGGCCGTGAAGAATCGGCAGATAACACTATTCTAGTCGCACTGACAAATACGGCCTAGTCACTTTATCCCATGACGGCCACATTTTTCGCCCCACCCCAGCGTCGGATTGCCGGAATTATGGCTCCGACCAGCGGTTTTTCCCAAAAAGTACGACGGCGGCAGGGGAGTTTCGTGATGAAACTCACCTGCCGCCGTCGTGCTTTGGGCGCGTTATACAGGGCCCAACCCTTCGCTGTTGGCCTCAGATCCAGCCCTGCGCATGGGCCGAGTGCGCAGCCTCAATCCGGTTTGCTGCCCCGGTCTTGCCAATGGCGCTGGAAAGGTGGTTGCGCACGGTGCCGACGCTCAGGAACAGTGCGGCGGCTATCTGCGCCACGGGGGCGCCGGACTGGGCATGGGACAGCACCTGGCATTCTCGCTCCGTCAGCGGATTGGCCACTTGGCCCAGTGATTGTGCAGCCAGCTTCGGGTCCACCACCCGTCCCCCGGAATGCACGCGGCGCACCGCGGCTGCCAGTTCGGCGGACGGGGTGTCCTTGACCAGGAACCCGCAGGCACCGGCGTCGAATGCGGCCCGCAAGTATCCGGGCCGGTCGAAGGTGGTCACCATCAGCACCCTGCACTGCGGGAACCGGGACCGCAGCAGGGCAGCGGCACGCAGGCCGTCCATGACAGGCATCTGGATGTCCAACAATGCCACCTGGGCCCTGTGCGCCTCAGCTAGCGGCAGCACCTCGGCGCCGTTCCCGGCCTGAGCCACCACCGTGATGTCCGGCTCCAGATCCAGCAGGGCTGCGAGCGCGCCCCGCACCAGCGCCTGGTCGTCGGCGAGCAGCACGCGGATGGGCTCTGCTGCGTCCTGGTGGTTCACCATGAAAGCTCCACCTTCGTTCCGCCATGTTCGGAGGCGCCCATCTCGCAGCGCGCCCCTTGCAGCCGGGCGCGTTCACGCATTCCGCGGATGCCATGCCCCTCATGGGATCCGGCAAGGGAGTCGCCGTCGTCCTCGATGCTCAGCCCACCTTCGCTGATCCGGATCCAGCAGGTGGTGGCGTGGGCGTGGCGCAGCACGTTGGTCACGGCCTCCCGAACAATCCAGGACAGGGCAGTGGAACGCACCGGGTCGCTGTCGCCGGCATCGCCGATCAGGACTGTTCTGACCCCCGCATCGTCGAGTGCGGCGCGCACCAAGGACAGCTCCTCCCCCAGCGTTGTGCGGCGCAGCCCGCCCACGGTGACACGGATGGAATCCATGGCTTCAACGGTCAATGCGTTGATTTGTTGCAGCTCGCTCCTGGCGGCCTCGATATCGGTGTCCAGAAGACGTTCGGCCAATTGAGCTTTGAGGCCAACAGCTGTGAGGGAATGACCCAGCGCATCGTGGACGTCCCTGGCCATGCGGTCTTGTTCGGTAAGCACTGCGAAATCAAGGCGGAGGTCATCCGCTGCCAGGCCGCTGCGGATCAGCGTGATGTTCAGGGCGTTGCCAATGGCCAGCACCACCAAAATACAGAGCAGGAAGATGAATTCCTCCACCTGTCCACTGGCGAACGCCACGCATACCGAAAGCACCAGCGTGGTGGAGGTGATCCACCACATGGCCCGTTGCGAGAGGAGATAGGCCGCGTAGCTGATGATGAAGGGGCCGTAGGAGAGTGTGTTTTCCCTCAGAAGCGGTATTCCGGCAAGCGCCAGGGTAAGCAACAGGGCAAAGAACGGCCATGCGCCGGGGTGTCCGTTCGTGCTTCGCCCCAGCCCGCTGCGGAAACGGTAAAACGCCTGCAGGTAGGTTGCAGCAAAGCAGGCGATCAATCCGTACCCCAGAATTGTCAGGCCCGCGGGCAGCCCGGAACGGGCAATCGACAGCACCGGGAAGATCAGAAAAACTACCCAGAAGGCGGACAGTAAGTAGCCATAGTTGTCCCAAAAGGACTCAGGTTCCCCTGCCTTCTGTGTCACCGGCGGGCCCGAGAGCGCCGCAGTGCCCACAGGGCCAGGATTGCGAAGAGAAGTGCCCATGCAACAAGGTTAGTCAACAGCAGCCAAATTGAATCTGCGGGAGCTCCCGGGG
This genomic interval from Arthrobacter sp. PAMC 25486 contains the following:
- a CDS encoding sensor histidine kinase, translating into MGTSLRNPGPVGTAALSGPPVTQKAGEPESFWDNYGYLLSAFWVVFLIFPVLSIARSGLPAGLTILGYGLIACFAATYLQAFYRFRSGLGRSTNGHPGAWPFFALLLTLALAGIPLLRENTLSYGPFIISYAAYLLSQRAMWWITSTTLVLSVCVAFASGQVEEFIFLLCILVVLAIGNALNITLIRSGLAADDLRLDFAVLTEQDRMARDVHDALGHSLTAVGLKAQLAERLLDTDIEAARSELQQINALTVEAMDSIRVTVGGLRRTTLGEELSLVRAALDDAGVRTVLIGDAGDSDPVRSTALSWIVREAVTNVLRHAHATTCWIRISEGGLSIEDDGDSLAGSHEGHGIRGMRERARLQGARCEMGASEHGGTKVELSW
- a CDS encoding response regulator transcription factor, giving the protein MVNHQDAAEPIRVLLADDQALVRGALAALLDLEPDITVVAQAGNGAEVLPLAEAHRAQVALLDIQMPVMDGLRAAALLRSRFPQCRVLMVTTFDRPGYLRAAFDAGACGFLVKDTPSAELAAAVRRVHSGGRVVDPKLAAQSLGQVANPLTERECQVLSHAQSGAPVAQIAAALFLSVGTVRNHLSSAIGKTGAANRIEAAHSAHAQGWI